GGCACGCTGGTTGCCTCGGTTGGTGCCCAGAACCATTGCTTCTGGATTCCATGCCACCACCGCGTCTTCGATGGCAAACTCAAGTATCGCGCCAGAGACACCCGATCCGTGCCAATTCGGGTCCGCGTAGCACTTTGACAGGTACGAGGAATGCTCTGGGATCCTGGTCCCACCGACCTCGTCCAAGTCGACTCGGGGAAGAGTAAGCGTGTATGCCACCATCTGGTCCCCCACCTCAGCCACGCAGATTCGAGCGCCATCAGCGACCATCGAAGCGATCGCCCGCGGACTCAAGCTTGACTGGATGAAGTCTTCGATCTCTTCACCCGGAGTTCCCGGCGGGCACGCCAGGGGGAACGTTCTCCCGGCCAGTTCGGAAACCCGTTGAATATCAACCTCCGAAGACTCCAGCACCCGAAACCTCACGGATGCCCTCCGAGGTTGGAGCAAAATTCCCTCGCGTGCCAACACCTCCCGATCACGCCTATCCAGCGAACCTGGCTGCTCCAGGAGCTTTTCGATCATGTCGGGTCTGCGTTGCGCTGTCTTTGCCAGTGCCCGGTCTCTGCGCCACCGTGCGATACGCCCGTGGTCACCACCAAAGAGGACGCCCGGAATCTCCCGATCCCTCCACTGTCTGGGCCTGGTATAAACGGGATACTCCAGTAGTCCGTCCGCCGAGTGTGACTCTTCGACGAGGGAGTCCGGGTTTCCAACAACCCCGTCAACCAGCCGCGAGACTCCTTCGACCAGGGCGAGGGCTGCCACCTCTCCCCCGTTCAGCACGTAGTCGCCCAGGGAGAACTCAAGGACTTCCACGCTGTCTGGCGCGCTCGCATAATACTCAGCAACCCGTGCATCAATGCCCTCGTACCTGCCGCAGGCAACGATTATCTGGTCCGCGGAAGTAAGGTCCTCAAGAAGGCGCTGGTTTAGGGGAACGCCACCGGGAGTCGGAATCGCGAGAACCACGCGGAACGAATCTTGGGACCCGTCCTCGTCCATCGTGGTTTTTTCCAGTGAGGCGTCGATTGCTTTACCCCAGACATCCGGGCGCATGACCATTCCTGCACCGCCACCGGAAGGAGTGTCGTCAACGGAAAGGTGTTTCCCGCTCGCGAAATCTCGCAGATTGTGAACATGGACTCTCAGCGCGCCGTCCTGCTGAGCTTTTCCAAGGAGAGAGAGCGACAGTGGGGCGAAATACTCGGGAAATATGGTGATCAGATCGAAGCGCATTGCCCTAGTCGAACAGTCCTTCTGGAGCATCAACGACGACCCGCTTCTCTTCGATCGAGACCTCTGGGACTATCGCCAGTACAAACGGGACCATTACGTCGGTGCCGCTGTGATTGACTAGCAGGAAATCGTGCGCCGTGCCCTGGGCGAGTCCAGAGACCGTTCCCAGTGGTTCACCGTCCAGAGCCACTACTTCGAGACCCTCGAGTTGATAGGGATACCAGGCGTCCTCTTCCTCGACTTCTGGTGTCATCAGGTGCGTCCCTCGCAGCGCCTCGGCCTGCTCGCGTGTCTGGACCTCCATGAAGTGGAGGATCTGTCGCCCGGAATGAACGCGGGATACGTCCACTGTGACGATGGTTGGAACGTGCGCGAAAGCGCCCGGGGACACAGCGGATGCTGCATCTCCCCGGGCGCTTTGCAGATGTAACTGTGAGCCCACTTCAAAGACCTCATCAGCGCGATCGGTGCGAACCTCGACGAATACTTCGCCCTTTAGTCCGCGAGCCGCGCCGATGATTCCGGCCAGAACCAGGTTATCGCTCACTGGGCCGGGACTTACTCGACTACGTCGACTCGAACCGAACCCGAACCCTTGATCGCGGACATCACGGCGCGTAGTGCACGCGCCGTACGTCCTCCGCGTCCAATGACACGGCCCAGGTCGTCCGGGTTTACGCGGATCTCAAGCAACTCACCGCGACGAGTGTTCCGTGAGGTCACGCGAACATCCTCTGGATTGTCAACAATCCCGCCGACCAGGTGCTCAAGTGCGTCAGCCAGCATGCTTACTCAGCATCCTTGGTGGGCTCTTCCGGGGTTGCCTCGTTAGCGGCTTCCTCGGCGGCCTCGGTGGCAGCGGTGTCCTCAGCAGCGGCGGCCTCGTCGGCCTTGACTGCAGCATCTGCAGCTTCTTCCGCCTTAACTGCGGCTTCCTTTGCCTTGGATTCGGCGGCCTTCGCCTTGGTCTTCTGTGCCTTGTCCTCGGCGGCCTTGATAGCTGCCTGACGTTCAGCTTCCTTGTCCTCGTCCGCAACCTTGATGCGGGAGACGACGTTTTCCTTGCCCGCGGCGCGAGCAAGGTCGCCGTTCAGGGAAAGTAGCCGGCGAGCGGTGTCAGACG
The sequence above is a segment of the Actinomycetaceae bacterium MB13-C1-2 genome. Coding sequences within it:
- the trmD gene encoding tRNA (guanosine(37)-N1)-methyltransferase TrmD — protein: MRFDLITIFPEYFAPLSLSLLGKAQQDGALRVHVHNLRDFASGKHLSVDDTPSGGGAGMVMRPDVWGKAIDASLEKTTMDEDGSQDSFRVVLAIPTPGGVPLNQRLLEDLTSADQIIVACGRYEGIDARVAEYYASAPDSVEVLEFSLGDYVLNGGEVAALALVEGVSRLVDGVVGNPDSLVEESHSADGLLEYPVYTRPRQWRDREIPGVLFGGDHGRIARWRRDRALAKTAQRRPDMIEKLLEQPGSLDRRDREVLAREGILLQPRRASVRFRVLESSEVDIQRVSELAGRTFPLACPPGTPGEEIEDFIQSSLSPRAIASMVADGARICVAEVGDQMVAYTLTLPRVDLDEVGGTRIPEHSSYLSKCYADPNWHGSGVSGAILEFAIEDAVVAWNPEAMVLGTNRGNQRAAKFYRHHGFVKAGKRTFVVGGRAHLDDVFVLDLTSV
- the rimM gene encoding ribosome maturation factor RimM (Essential for efficient processing of 16S rRNA), whose protein sequence is MSDNLVLAGIIGAARGLKGEVFVEVRTDRADEVFEVGSQLHLQSARGDAASAVSPGAFAHVPTIVTVDVSRVHSGRQILHFMEVQTREQAEALRGTHLMTPEVEEEDAWYPYQLEGLEVVALDGEPLGTVSGLAQGTAHDFLLVNHSGTDVMVPFVLAIVPEVSIEEKRVVVDAPEGLFD
- a CDS encoding RNA-binding protein produces the protein MLADALEHLVGGIVDNPEDVRVTSRNTRRGELLEIRVNPDDLGRVIGRGGRTARALRAVMSAIKGSGSVRVDVVE
- the rpsP gene encoding 30S ribosomal protein S16 — protein: MAVRIRLKRMGSIHNPYYRVVVVDSRKKRDGRVIEEIGTYDPKPNPSKIEIDSERAVYWLGVGAQPSDTARRLLSLNGDLARAAGKENVVSRIKVADEDKEAERQAAIKAAEDKAQKTKAKAAESKAKEAAVKAEEAADAAVKADEAAAAEDTAATEAAEEAANEATPEEPTKDAE